One window of the Torulaspora delbrueckii CBS 1146 chromosome 6, complete genome genome contains the following:
- the TIF6 gene encoding translation initiation factor 6 (similar to Saccharomyces cerevisiae TIF6 (YPR016C); ancestral locus Anc_8.118) → MATRTQFENSNEIGVFAKLTNTYCLVAVGGSENFYSAFEAELGDSVPIAHTTIAGTRIVGRMTAGNRRGLLVPTQTTDQELQHLRNSLPDSVRIQRVEERLSALGNVICCNDYVALVHPDIDRETEELIADVLGVEVFRQTISGNILVGSYCALSNQGGLLHPQTTVQDQEELSSLLQVPLVAGTINRGSAVVGAGMVVNDYLAVTGLDTTAPELSVIESIFRLQDADPRAISAGLRDTLIETYS, encoded by the coding sequence TCGGTGTCTTCGCCAAGCTCACCAACACCTACTGCCTTGTCGCAGTTGGCGGAAGCGAGAATTTTTACTCTGCTTTCGAAGCAGAACTCGGCGATTCCGTACCGATCGCCCACACTACCATCGCTGGAACCCGTATCGTCGGTCGTATGACCGCGGGAAACCGTCGTGGTCTACTAGTCCCCACACAGACCACCGACCAAGAACTACAACATCTACGTAACTCGCTCCCAGACTCGGTCCGTATCCAGCGTGTGGAAGAAAGACTCAGCGCGCTCGGAAATGTGATCTGTTGCAACGACTACGTTGCACTAGTTCACCCCGACATCGACCGCGAAACAGAAGAACTTATCGCAGATGTCCTGGGTGTCGAAGTCTTTCGTCAAACCATCTCGGGAAACATCCTAGTCGGATCCTATTGTGCTCTAAGCAACCAAGGTGGTCTACTGCATCCGCAAACTACCGTACAGGACCAAGAGGAACTATCCTCGCTACTGCAAGTGCCATTGGTCGCCGGTACCATCAATCGCGGTAGCGCCGTTGTGGGGGCCGGGATGGTAGTCAACGACTACCTTGCTGTGACGGGTCTGGACACAACCGCACCCGAGCTGAGTGTGATCGAGTCGATCTTCCGTCTACAGGACGCAGACCCAAGAGCGATCTCCGCCGGGCTGCGCGACACATTGATCGAGACCTATTCGTAG
- the TDEL0F01170 gene encoding uncharacterized protein (similar to Saccharomyces cerevisiae YPR013C; ancestral locus Anc_8.116) yields the protein MLTSNSAVYNVSYVQGRLQTVQPMRNTVGTRPRDSHVTLPPISSLVPPSSYPAGMPLAGPPPRMVVAPQMATATRVMPTHVQVAPGPVQGPVLNQAVRLRKQCPVCGKVCSRPSTLKTHYLIHTGDTPFKCSWGNCTKSFNVKSNMLRHLKSHERKLKRDPR from the coding sequence ATGTTGACGTCCAACTCGGCCGTTTACAATGTAAGTTACGTCCAGGGCAGGCTCCAGACGGTGCAACCAATGAGAAATACCGTTGGAACGAGGCCACGTGACTCTCACGTGACGCTGCCTCCGATTTCTTCGTTGGTACCACCTTCCAGCTACCCTGCGGGTATGCCGCTTGCTGGACCACCACCGAGGATGGTGGTTGCACCGCAGATGGCGACAGCTACGCGTGTGATGCCAACACACGTCCAGGTGGCACCGGGCCCTGTACAGGGCCCGGTGCTCAACCAGGCGGTTAGGTTAAGAAAACAGTGTCCGGTGTGTGGGAAAGTGTGCTCGAGGCCGAGCACTTTGAAGACGCACTATCTGATCCATACGGGGGATACGCCATTCAAGTGCAGCTGGGGGAACTGTACCAAGAGTTTTAATGTGAAGAGCAATATGCTGAGGCATCTGAAGAGCCATGAGAGGAAACTTAAGCGAGATCCGCGCTGA